From a single Piliocolobus tephrosceles isolate RC106 chromosome 21, ASM277652v3, whole genome shotgun sequence genomic region:
- the IGFL3 gene encoding insulin growth factor-like family member 3, which translates to MMPRCCILVLAWGITVFLSQCSNGTTDAPVDSGPWLCHPAPRCGNKIYNPSEQCCYDDAILSLEQTRRCGSNCTFWPCFELCCPESFGPQQKFLVKLKVLGTKSQCHSSPISRSCIG; encoded by the exons ATGATGCCACGATGCTGCATCTTGG tTCTTGCCTGGGGGATAACAGTCTTCCTCTCCCAGTGTTCAAACGGAACTACAG ATGCTCCTGTTGACTCTGGACCGTGGCTGTGCCACCCGGCGCCCAGGTGTGGGAACAAGATCTACAACCCTTCGGAGCAGTGCTGTTACGATGATGCCATCTTGTCCTTAGAGCAGACCCGTCGCTGTGGCTCCAACTGCACCTTCTGGCCCTGCTTTGAGCTCTGCTGTCCCGAGTCCTTTGGCCCCCAGCAGAAGTTTCTTGTGAAGCTGAAGGTTCTGGGTACCAAGTCTCAGTGTCACTCATCTCCCATCTCCCGGAGCTGTATCGGGTAA